AGTTCTTTTTCCTGGTACTTAGGCAAAAGAATTTCGTATAAACTATCAAGAAGTTCTTTTATTTTGATAGGTTTTACAAGATAATTTACGGCTTTGAGTTTTATCGCATCAAGAAGATAATCTGTCTCGGTATATGCAGTTGTAAGAATAAACGGAATTTCAATACCGTTTTGTTTTAAAAACGATATAAACTCAAGTCCGTTTTTATCTCCTATTAAGATATCGCTAATAATCACATCAATATGTTTTTCTTTTAAAACTTTATATATATGCATCCGTAGTATTGTCAGTTGTATAAATATTTTTAACGAAGTCCTCAAGAATTTCGCTTAAGTTCTTAAGAAGACTCGTATCATCTTCAATGTATAAAACATTAAACTCTTTTAAAATATCATAATTTTTCATCTACATCCTTTATCGGAAGCGTTATCTCAAACATTGCGCAATTATACATAATATCCGTTCCCATTTTATGTTTAATATTAAGAGCTTTAATTTTTCCTCCCATATGTTCTTCAATAATCTGTTTGGCCATATAAAGTCCTATTCCACTACCTTTATCTTTTAACTTAGTTGTAAAATACGGTTCGAAAATTTTTTCCAAATATTCCTCTTTTATTCCTCCCCCGTTATCTATTATACTGATAATTATACCCTTTTTTTCTTTTTTAACTACAATCAGTATTTTTTTATTTTCAATGCTGCTATTCTTTAACGAATCGATTGCATTATTTAAAATATTCAGACAAACATGGGAAAGCTCATTTTTATACCCTAAAATTTTTACATCTTCTTTTATCTTAACATCAATTTTTATATTAAATTTTTCAAGCATGTGAGAAATAAGCTGTTTAGAATGGCATATACATTTTTTAATACTTAAAGTTTTCTTTGTTTTGTCCGGCCTGAAAAAATTTTTAAAATCATCTATTGTTTTAGACATGTTATCTGCAAGTATAAGAGCCTCATCGGTTTTTTTGTCAATATATTCGGGAGTCAGCTTATTCATTTCGTTTTTGAGTTTTATTGATTGCAGTATAAGAGAAATACTGCCAAGAGGCTGTCTCCACTGATGAGCAATATTTTGCAGCATTTCCCCCATGGCTGCAAGTTTACTCTGCTGAAACATGATTTTATCTTTACGTCGGTTTTCCTCAACCGCTTTTTTAATTCTTTTTTCAAGGTTTTTATTTATTTCTTCTAATTCTTTAGTTTTTTCCCTTACATTCTCTTCAAGTTCTATATGTACTTTTTTAAAGTTTTCAACAATTAAAATCATAAGTGTTATACTAAACACAAACACTACAACAATACTCATTACAGAAGCTTTTATAACAAATGAAAACCTTTTATCGGTTTTATTTTTCTGCTCGATAGCTTTTTTAATATTTGAATTAATAATATCTGAAAGATAAATATTTATAGTATTAATATTGTTTTTTAATTCCTTAAAATCAACCTTGGAAGTTTTTAAAAACGTTTCAATCTGTTCATTTATACGTTTTTTTAATTTTAATATATTTTTTATTACCAAAGCTTCGAAGCCTTTTGTAGGCATTTGTTTATCCAAATAACATTTCCATTCTTTTTCAATTAATTCTTTTGCAAGAGATATAACCTCTTTTGCTTGTTTAAGATTTATTTCATTATTGTTGTATTGATTGATAGTTTCATAAACATTTATTTTATAAAGGTCTTTTATATTTTCAAGTTTTACGACAGGAACGGTTCTTTTTTGAAAAAGCGTATCGATATCGTTTTTAAAAGTAAATATGGAATATTGCGAAAGCACAATTATTGTTATCATTGAAAAGAGTATTACAAAAATTAATAATTTTGTTTTTGCAAAAAACCCTAATTTATCTAAAAATTTAAAATTCATCTCAACTCTTTAAACGAATGATTGTTGTATTCAAAAAGATACGTTTTATTTAAAAGCTGGTTATTTTTATATTTGATGCTTATTCCTTTTAAAAAATTTTTCGGTGTGTTTTTAATTATATTTACTAAATGAGAAGGAGAATATGGAAAAGTTAATCTTTCAAAAGCCCTTAATAAAATTTTATTGGCCAAGTATGCTTCAAAAGCAAAAAAAGACGGCTGTTGATTTGGAAAAAGTTTTTTCAAATCTTCTTTGAACAAAACCGCTTCTTTTATTGAAGGATCATTATAATATGGAACAACTTCTGAAAAAATTATATTATCTGTCTTTTTAAGAAGTTTAACCAAACTATCGGGATTAACAAATGATATCGTGCAAAAAACTGCATTAGGGTCAATTTTTCTGTATTTTTCTATAAACATTGCACTTACTTTTGAAGTACTACCCATAATAATCGCCTGAGGTTTGTTATGTGAGATTTCGTTAAGTGCGGATGTAATAAAAAAAGTATTTCTTTTGTACGTTCCCACAGCTGATAAAGTTAGATTTTTATTTTTAAGTACTTCATACGTATGATAATAAATTTCATTACCGTATTCGTCATTTTGATAAAAAACAGCAATTTTGGTTATTTTACGTTTAATTAAATAATTGATTATTTTTTTTATTTCATCTTTGTATGACGCACGGAAATTAATAACATACTTGTTTCTTCTTAAGAATTCAGCTCCTGTAAACGGGGCATATAAAAAAATTGAATTATCATTCAAAAAAGGTAAAATTTCTTTTACCGTAGGTGTTCCGACTATACCGTATAATAAAAAAACTCCTTTTTTATAAAGTGTTTTTATATTTTCTTTCGTAAGTTTAGGTTCATATTTATCATCTAAAAAAACATATTTTATTTTCTTTTCAAAGCCATCTCCATAAATTTTAAAACTGACTTCTGTTCCCAATTTTACGGAATTACCCATTTCATTCATTATACCTTTTAAAGGTAAAGAAGAACCTATTAAATATTCTTTTTTTGCATTGTTCAATATATAAACGATTAATACGAATATTAGAAGTAAAAAAGTTAATATTTTTTTCACATTCAAACCTTTACTATCATTAAAACATATAATTGTGCCATTATTGTGCCTATACACATATAATATTTTTACTATTTAAGCAATCATTAAGTTTAATAGTGTTATAATGTTTTTATCAATTAAAAAGGCTCAATATGTACGACTATGTATATTATTCCAAAGATTTAGATTTTCCACTGCCGGAAAACATAACCCACCTTAGAGAAAAAACCTCAAAAGCTATTATATCCAACTCCAGAGAAATTGAATGTGAAATCTATGCCCCTGAAATAAACTTTTATATAAACAATTCAAAAGACACTGTTTTAAATAAGATTAATGCTTTAGAAAAACTATATGAAATAAGAAGTATCAAATTCGACAATGCAAAATATAACGAATACCAAAAAGAAATAGGTAATAAAGTGCTTATTATAGGCTCAAAAAATCAAGCCGAGCAGATAAATACCGAAAACTTTGAAGTTTATTACGCATTGCCGGAATGGATAGAAGATATTAAAGGCACAATCGGAAACCTTGAATTTAAAATAAACAAAAACGGTGAAAATATTAATTTAACGGTTGATCAGGCTCTCTGGTTTAATGCTCCAGAAATTGCATATAAACAAAGAGGAATTATAGATCCTATCGATATCGGAATTGAAAAAACCCACGAAATACTAAATAAAAGAGCAGGAATATACAACTACCGAAACTACATAACCTATGATATTAACCTGTGTCAGTACAACGGACGGGTTTTAAAAGAAACCTGCGGCAACTGCGTAGATGTATGCCCTACCAATGCAATACTCAAAATCGATGAAGAAAAAAAATTGCTTTTTTCCCATATAGACTGTGACGGATGCGGAGGATGTGTAAGCGTATGCCCAAGCGGCGCACTGGATTTCAGTGCAGTTCCAAGAGAGACATTTTACGAAATTGCGAAATTTTTTAAAGGACATATTCCTCTGATTATTCCAGAAAACTTAATAGAAGTCTTAGATATAGAATTAAAAGAACACGTACTTCCTCTGGCGGTTGAAGGAGCTAAATTTTTAGATGAAACGCATTTTTTAACTCTTTTTCAAGAGAGTGCTTCTCAGATTGTTTTTTATACCGACAGACTTTCAAAAGGAGAAAAAGAGGCAATCAGACTCATAAATGAAATAAGTATAAGAAAATATAAAAAAGAAGCCGTTTTACTTGCCCAAAACATAAATGAGCTTAAAAAAGCCCTTGAAAAAGCACAGATTGTACCTGAAGCATCTTATACTACAAACACTCACAATCTTAAAAAAAGAGAAAACTTCGCAATAAGACTTTCTCATATAGTCGAAAATGATGATTTGGGAGTAATAGATTTAAGTGAAAACAAATACATCCATTACGGCAAAATAGAAATCGAAGAAGACAAATGCACCCTTTGTATGGGCTGTGTAAGTGTATGTAACGCAGGAGCCCTTACCGCTCATCCTGAGGATAACTCACTTAAGTTTGATGCGGGAGTATGTACGGACTGCGGATACTGCGAAATAGCATGTCCCGAAAAATGCATTAACGTAATCTACGACAGTCTCGAGCTAAACCCAGAGTATTTCGGACAGAAAACCATGGCAAAAGACGAACCGTTTCACTGCATAATGTGCGGCAAACCATTCGCTCCTAAAAAATCCATAGAAAAAATAGCATCAATCCTGCTTCCGATGTTTACGGATGAAACAAAAAGAAAATCAATCTACTGCTGTGAGGAGTGTAAAGCAAAACTCGTCTTTAATGACTACCTCGAAAGGAAATTAAATGCAAAATAGGGAAATTAACGAAGGAAGGGCTTTTTATTACGGTTTTTTTTCAAAACTTTTTACGTTTACTTATGATAAGGAGAGATTTGCGGGTGTAAAAGAAGCAGCTGAAATTTTACACAACTACGCACTTGAAGAAAATTCAAAAAAAGCGCTTGAACACTTCTTGCAAAATTATAACGAACAAAAACTTGCAGAAGAGTTTGACGAAATATTTTACGACCTCTCCCAAGACCCGGTCCCCACAACCGCTTCATTTTATGATGAAGAAATAGAAAACGGCAAAATGAAAGTAAAAATGGTGGATATTGTTCTCGGGTCAAAATTTAGAAAAAACGAAGAGTATAAAGATAGTGAAGATGATATCGGTTTCATTTTTCCTTTTATGCAGTATCTAATTTTAGAAAAACTAAACGGCGATGAAAAATCAGAATGGCTTGAGGGTAAAACGTTTGACGTACTCAATACCTTCATAGACGATTTTGCAGAAAACGTCTATATGCACCAAGCATCAAATCTTTATAAAGATATCGCCGTGGTTTTAAAAGCGTTTGTTGAGAGTGAGAGAATCTTCCTTGAAAAACCGAAACCGGTTATAGAAAAAATAAAAAAAGAAGTATGTGAAGTTTGCATTGCCGATGAAGAAGCCGCACTTAGAAAAAAACGTAAGAAAAAAGAGAGCGAAAACCTCGTATGTAACCTTGAAGAAGGCGGAGACGTTGAGGATGAAGTTTAAAAAAATGAAAAGTGAAAAGTGAAAAATGGACAATGGAAAATTAATAAATTATTCTCTGAAACATATTGCTTTAAGAAAACATCTGCAGCGTAACGGTCGAAATTTCTTTGAAATTTCGGGTACCGTAGCGAAGCCGTTTGAAAAAAGCAATATGTTTTCAGAATCAGCAATTATGTTTTCTTTTGTTTTATAAAAAAAAGATATAACCGCAGAGCTTACCGAGCTTTGCCGTTATCTCTTACGAGATAAATCCGAACATTGTACTCCTAAAAGCACTTTTAGGAATCCGGCCTTGTGAATTCTAAAATTTATAAGGCCGGCTTTGCAGAATTTTAATTTTGCAGAGCAAAACCGGGTCCCGGAGAGTCTTTAGACTTTTTTGGGTATTAAAACAAGGTCCTCGAAAAATCGGTAGATTTTTTGGGGTATCAAAGTGGTCCCGCAAAATGAACATTTTGCGGGGTAAATTTAAAAAAGGAGCAAAAATGAAAAGAAGAAGTTTCCTTAAAGGGGCTCTTGGAATAGGAGCACTGAGTGTCGCTTCTTCAACACTGATCTTTGCCAAATCCGAACAACCGGAATATGACAACGGTGTAGTAATAGGACACTCACCTAAAAAAGAGATTCTTTACAAAAAAACCAAAAATTGGGAAATTTATTACAAAAATGCCATTTAAGGAGTAAAAAATGAGCTCACTTGAAAAAATGAATCCGAAAGTGGGTAGAAGGGCCTTTTTGAAAATGGCGGCACTCTCAGGAGTAGCAGGTGCAACAATGCTAAGCGCGGCACCGGCTGTGAGAGACGCCACCGATGACGAAATAAAAGACCCTTACCCAGGAAGTAAAAAAGTTAAAACAGTGTGCACTACCTGTTCGGTAGGCTGTGGAATTATAGCAGAAGTTCACAACGGCGTATGGGTAAGACAGGAAGTTGCACAAGATCATCCTATCAGCCACGGAAGCCACTGCTGTAAAGGTATAGACTCAATAGATTACATAAGAACGGAAAAAAGGGTTAAACACCCTCTTAAAAAAGTTAACGGAAAATGGAAAAGAATAAGCTGGGATGAAGCAATTAACGAAATCAGCGAAAAAATGCTTCAGATAAGACGTGAAAACGGACCTGATGCTGCAATGTTTTTAGGAAGTGCTAAAATGAGCACAGAACAGGCATATTATTTCAGAAAATTTGCAGCAATGTGGGGTACTAACAATATAGATCACCAAGCACGGATCTGACATAGCGCAACAGTCGCGGGGGTCGCGAATACATGGGGTTACGGCGCAATGACAAACCACCTTGGAGATATCCAAAACTCAAAAGCAATTATAATCTTCGGTGCAAATCCGGCGGTTAACCATCCTGTAGGATTTAAACATATCTTAAAAGCAAAAGAAAGAAACAACGCTTTACTGATTGTAATAGATCCAAGATATACAAAAACAGCGGCAAAAGCTGATATTTACGCAAAAATAAGACCGGGAACCGATATTCCGTTTATGTACGGAATGCTGCATTTAATCTTCAAACACGGATGGCATGATCCCGATTACATCAAAAATAGAGTATTCGGAATGGATCATGTAATCGAAGAAGCCAAAAAATGGACTCCTGAAAAAGTCGAAGACGTAACAGGTGTACCTGCAAGTCTTGTATATAAAATTGCAAGAGCTTACGCTACAAGCAAACCGGGTACTCTTCTTTGGGCAATGGGACTAACTCAACATTCAATCGGTTCATCCAATACAAGAATGGCTCCTATACTTCAGTTGGCACTTGGAAATATGGGTAAATTCGGTGGAGGATGTAACATCTTAAGAGGTCATGACAACGTTCAGGGTGCTACAGATATGTGCTGTCTGTCACATACACTGCCAGGATATTACGGTTTGAGCGAAGGCAGCTGGAAATATTTTGCACATAACTGGGGAGTTGATTTTGACTGGCTTCAAAAAAGATTTGCAGCCAAAAAATGGATGCATACCAAAGGCTTTACACTTGCCAAATGGTGGCAGGGAGTACTGCAGGAAGAAAAAACCTATTCAGACGCACCGATTAGAGCGTTATGGGTTCAGGGTAACGGTATTACATCCATTTCCCAACAGGCAAAAGTACAACAGGCACTTGATAAACTGGATCTTTTAGTAATTGCCGAACCGTTTGCAAACGAAGCTGCGGTAATTACAAACAAAAAAGACGGCGTATACATTCTTCCGACTGCAAGCCAGTTTGAATGCGAAGGAAGCGTTACGGCTACAAACAGAACGGCTCAGTGGAGAAGCAAAGTCGTGGATCCTTTATATGAAAGCAAAACAGATGAAGAGATCATGTTTATCTTTGCCAAAAAATTCGGCTTTTACGATGAATTCGTAAGAGGTATGATGATGGGCGTCAAAAACGGAAAAGCCGTAAAAGTAAAAGACACTTTCAAATGGCCAGAAGACGCTACAAGTGAAATAGCAAGAATCATCAAAACAATAGGACTTACCGGATGGACACCTGAGAGACTTAAAAAACATCAGCAAAACTGGCATATGTTTGATGAGGTGACTCTTAAAGGTATAGGACCTATGAAAGGCGAATATTACGGACTTCCATGGCCATGCTGGACTGAAACCCACAGCGGAAGCCCGGTACTTTACAACATTGACATACCTGTAAACGAAGGCGGTATGGGATTTAGAGCAAGATTCGGTACCGAATACAAAGGTGAAAGTCTGCTTGCCGGTCCAAGAGCTACAATTAAAGGTGCTAAAGTAAGAGGCGGATATCCTGAACTTACAAAAGACAACATCGAAAAAGTTTTAGGAATTAAACTAAGCCCGAAAGAAAAAGAAATTATGGGTAAAAACTGGAAAGTGGATTTAAGCGGACTTATTGCAAAATATGCTCTTGAGGCGGGTGTGGCACCTTACGGTAACGCAAAAGCCAGAGCATACGTATGGACATTCCCTGATAAAATTCCTCTTCACAGAGAACCGCTCCATACACCAAGATTCGATCTGGCTAAAAAATATCCGACTTATCCTGACAAAAAAAATCAATACAGGGTTGATACAAAATTCGCATCAATCCAAAAAACAGACTGGTCAAAAGAATTCCCGATTATTCTCACAACCGGACGTCTTGTTATGTACAGCGGTGCGGGAATAATTGAAAGAAACAGCAAATATCTTGCGGCTTTACAGCCTGAAATGTTTGCGGACATCAATCCTGAACTTGCTTACAAACACGGCATCAGTGACGGTGATATGATCTGGGTTCACGCACCTGAGGGTACGAAAATCAAAGTGAAAGCAAGATTTACCTATTCAGTGGCACCGGACAGAATATTCTTACCTTTCCATTATGCAGGATTTATGCAAGGAGAGGATTTAAGAGGAAATTATCCTGAAGGTCTTGTACCGTATGCTACAGGCGAAGCGGCAAATACCGTTACAAACTACGGATACGATATCGTTACCCAGATTCCTGAAACAAAAGCGGGCTTAGTCCGTATTGAAAAAGCGTAAGGAGTAGAAAATGTATGAATATGCAAGAATGAAATTTTACTGTGACGAAGACAGATGTATCGAGTGTAACGCCTGTACGGTAGCCTGTGCGGAAGCGCACGAGCTACCTGTGGGTATTCACAGAAGAAAAGTTATTACGCTTAACGAAGGAATCGAGGGTAAGGAATTTTCAACTTCAATCGCCTGTATGCACTGTACCGATGCGCCTTGCGCTCAGGTATGTCCGGTTGACTGTTTTTATATTAGAGAAGACGGCATCGTACTTCACGACAAAGATAAATGTATCGGATGCGGATACTGCCTCTACGCCTGTCCTTTCGGAGCTCCTCAGTTCCCAAGAGACGGAGCGTTTGGAGTTAGGGGTGTTATGGATAAATGTACAATGTGTGCGGGAGGTCCGGCTCCAACAAATTCTATTGAAGAATTTGAACTTTACGGACAAAACAGAATCGCGGAAGGCAAAGTGCCTATGTGTGCAGCTGTTTGTTCCACCAACGCACTTATTGTAGGTGACGCCGATAGTGTAGCCGAAATCAAAAGAGCAAGAGACGCAGCCAAAGGTAAAGGCCCTATGACACCTTACGGTTGGGACGTAGCCTACAAATAAGGATATGGTATGAAAAAACTATTGCCTCTGATTGGCATATTTGCCTTTGCCGGAAACGTCCATTTAGCGGAGCCTAATCTGGCTCCCGTTAACAAAGGGAGTACTTTGATCTCACCTCAGATGATTGAAGCTATCCCGGCTTGGCGTAATTATGGAGAATTATTTTTATATCTCCAAACCCACTGGGTTAAATTACTTTTTTTAATTATCCTGATTGCAGTACCAACCGTATTTTTACTGCATTATTTAATTATAGGACCTAAAAAATTCTCCCATGAAGGAAGAAAGTTTTTAGTTTTCCCAAGCTGGCAGAGGATTATTCACTGGATTGCCGCACTTGGGTTTGTTTTAATAATACCAACCGGAATAATGATTATTTACGCAAAACTCTTCGGCGGAGGCACTCCGGTAAGATTTGCAAGGTATCTGCATGATATCGGGGCGGTACTTTTCGGTATTGCCGTTATCCCAATGTTTTTAATGTGGCTAAAAGAGATGCTACCGAGACTTTGGGATATTAAATGGTTTATGATTTTAGGCGGATACTTAAGCAAAGAAAAAAAAGAAATCCCCGCCGCCAAATTCAACGCAGGACAAAAAATGTGGTATTGGATTGCAACCCTTGGAGGTATTGTGATGATAATTACCGGTGCGATGATGTATTTTCAAGATTTCGACATAGCCCTCCTTAACAGCTTGAATTTATATCAGATCGATTTATTAAGACTTGCCGTAATTACTCATCTTTTTTTAGCGATGCTTATCGTCGCTTTTTTCTTAACACACGTTTATATGAGTGTTTTTGCGATAAAAGGCTCGCTTGACAGTATGATTGACGGATGTAAAAGTGAAGACGAATTAAAATATCTTCATTCCGTTTTTTACAAAAAAATAATTAAAGAAGGCAAAGACAAAGAACTTGCCGAAAAATGTTAAAGGGAGTTTTATCTCCCTTTTATTTTTAAAAATACTAAAAATATGCAAAAAAAGCATAAAAAAATATGCAACTCATGCATAAAAGGATAAAAAATGAAAAAAACGCTTTTCTTATTAGGTTTAACTTTGTCTCTTTTTGCAGACAAAATAGTGGTTTTTCATGCAGGAAGCCTTAGTGTTCCTTTTTCGGAAATTGAAAAAAAATTCGAAGCCAAATACCCCCAGTTTGATGTAATAAGAGAAGCGGCTGGAAGTCGTGCGTGTGCGAGAAAAATAACTGATCTTCATAAAAAAGCCGATGTAATGGCAAGTGCGGATTATAAGGTAATTGATAATCTTTTAATTCCTAAGTACGCTGAATTTAACGCACTTTTCGCAACAAACGAAATGGTGATAGCTTTTACACCGCAGTCAAAATACGCCGAGAAAATAAATCAAAACAATTGGACTGACATACTTTTAAAACCGGGTGTGAAAGTCGGACACTCAAACCCTAACCTTGACCCCTGCGGATACAGAAGTATACTCGTAACAAAACTCGCCGGTATTTATTACAAAAAACCCGATTTTTACAATAAACTCTTAGGATATGGGGATTACTACAGCAGCGGTGAAGAAAACACAAAAAAAGTAATAGTAAGACCGAAAGAAACCGATCTTTTGGGACTTTTGGAAGCCGGTGCGTACGATTATCTTTTTATTTACAAATCCGTAGCCGAGCAGCACGGTCTCAAATACATAGAACTTCCCCCAGAGATTAGCCTTAAAAGCAAAAAATACGCCGATTATTACAAACAGGTCAGTTTTAAAGTTACGGGCAAAAAACCTGGCAGCTTTATCGTAAAAAAAGGCGCCCCTATGGTATACGGCATTACCGTTATTAAAAACGCACCTAATAAAAAAGGAGCCGAACTCTTTGTAAGCTTCGTACTTTCACCCGAAGGTCAGACAATTATGAAAAAAAACGGCCAGGGTGTAATTAATCCTCCCGTTATAAACGGAAAATGGACGGAAAATGCAAAATAAACTCCTTGAAATAAAAGATCTGTTTTTAAAAAAAGAAAAATTCAAACTCAACATCCTCTCTTTGGATGTAGATAAAAACGAATATTTTGTCCTGCTTGGAAAAACCGGAAGTGGCAAGACTCTTCTTCTTGAAAGTATAGCCGGATTTGAGACAATTGAAGGGGAAATCTATTTTGAAGGTAAAGAAATTACAAACCTGCCTCCTGAGAAGAGAAATTTCGGATTTTTATATCAGGACTTTGCACTCTTTCCGCATTTAAACGCAGAACAAAATATCCGTTTTTCCGAAAAATACCACAAAAAAAACGAAGAGCTTTTTAATGATTTAGTAAAATTTTTACAGATTGAAAAAATCTTAAAAAGAAACATTCAGCATCTAAGCGGCGGTGAAAAACAAAGAATCGCCCTCGCACGGGCCGTTTATTCACAGCCAAAACTTTTACTTCTTGACGAGCCTCTAAGCGCGGTGGATCCTACTATGAGAAATGAGATTATGAAAAATCTAAAAGAACTGCCCGAAAGATACAACCTCTCGGTTATTCACGTTACGCACAACTTTAGAGAAGCATCATACCTTGCCGACAGACTCGGAATTATCCTAAAAGGCACCCTGCTGCAGAGCGGTGAAGCCAAAAGCGTGCTTAAAAACCCGAATTCCATTGAAGTGGCAAGATTTTTGGGCTTTAAAAACCTTTTTGAAATTTCACTTTTGGGATTTGAAAATTCGCATAAATATTTCTCAATAGACCCGAATCAGATTACTATTACCAAAACCCCTCTGAAGAGTGATTACTGTTTTGAAGGGATTATTGATGAAATTATGGGAATAACGGATCATTATAAAATATTCGTAAACGTAAAAGAGTTTCAGTTTTTTATTAAAACACCAAAAAGAAGGTTTGAAGAACTTTCAATCAATAAAGGTGAAAAGATCTACATATGTTTTAATAAAAAAGATGTAGTGTTTATATAGGGATAATGAAAAATGGAAAATAAAAAATTTAAAAAAGGTTTGGCATGAAAAGGATTTTCGT
This genomic interval from Nautilia profundicola AmH contains the following:
- a CDS encoding formate dehydrogenase subunit alpha — translated: MSSLEKMNPKVGRRAFLKMAALSGVAGATMLSAAPAVRDATDDEIKDPYPGSKKVKTVCTTCSVGCGIIAEVHNGVWVRQEVAQDHPISHGSHCCKGIDSIDYIRTEKRVKHPLKKVNGKWKRISWDEAINEISEKMLQIRRENGPDAAMFLGSAKMSTEQAYYFRKFAAMWGTNNIDHQARIUHSATVAGVANTWGYGAMTNHLGDIQNSKAIIIFGANPAVNHPVGFKHILKAKERNNALLIVIDPRYTKTAAKADIYAKIRPGTDIPFMYGMLHLIFKHGWHDPDYIKNRVFGMDHVIEEAKKWTPEKVEDVTGVPASLVYKIARAYATSKPGTLLWAMGLTQHSIGSSNTRMAPILQLALGNMGKFGGGCNILRGHDNVQGATDMCCLSHTLPGYYGLSEGSWKYFAHNWGVDFDWLQKRFAAKKWMHTKGFTLAKWWQGVLQEEKTYSDAPIRALWVQGNGITSISQQAKVQQALDKLDLLVIAEPFANEAAVITNKKDGVYILPTASQFECEGSVTATNRTAQWRSKVVDPLYESKTDEEIMFIFAKKFGFYDEFVRGMMMGVKNGKAVKVKDTFKWPEDATSEIARIIKTIGLTGWTPERLKKHQQNWHMFDEVTLKGIGPMKGEYYGLPWPCWTETHSGSPVLYNIDIPVNEGGMGFRARFGTEYKGESLLAGPRATIKGAKVRGGYPELTKDNIEKVLGIKLSPKEKEIMGKNWKVDLSGLIAKYALEAGVAPYGNAKARAYVWTFPDKIPLHREPLHTPRFDLAKKYPTYPDKKNQYRVDTKFASIQKTDWSKEFPIILTTGRLVMYSGAGIIERNSKYLAALQPEMFADINPELAYKHGISDGDMIWVHAPEGTKIKVKARFTYSVAPDRIFLPFHYAGFMQGEDLRGNYPEGLVPYATGEAANTVTNYGYDIVTQIPETKAGLVRIEKA
- a CDS encoding TorD/DmsD family molecular chaperone produces the protein MQNREINEGRAFYYGFFSKLFTFTYDKERFAGVKEAAEILHNYALEENSKKALEHFLQNYNEQKLAEEFDEIFYDLSQDPVPTTASFYDEEIENGKMKVKMVDIVLGSKFRKNEEYKDSEDDIGFIFPFMQYLILEKLNGDEKSEWLEGKTFDVLNTFIDDFAENVYMHQASNLYKDIAVVLKAFVESERIFLEKPKPVIEKIKKEVCEVCIADEEAALRKKRKKKESENLVCNLEEGGDVEDEV
- a CDS encoding twin-arginine translocation signal domain-containing protein, yielding MKRRSFLKGALGIGALSVASSTLIFAKSEQPEYDNGVVIGHSPKKEILYKKTKNWEIYYKNAI
- a CDS encoding ABC transporter substrate-binding protein, whose product is MKKILTFLLLIFVLIVYILNNAKKEYLIGSSLPLKGIMNEMGNSVKLGTEVSFKIYGDGFEKKIKYVFLDDKYEPKLTKENIKTLYKKGVFLLYGIVGTPTVKEILPFLNDNSIFLYAPFTGAEFLRRNKYVINFRASYKDEIKKIINYLIKRKITKIAVFYQNDEYGNEIYYHTYEVLKNKNLTLSAVGTYKRNTFFITSALNEISHNKPQAIIMGSTSKVSAMFIEKYRKIDPNAVFCTISFVNPDSLVKLLKKTDNIIFSEVVPYYNDPSIKEAVLFKEDLKKLFPNQQPSFFAFEAYLANKILLRAFERLTFPYSPSHLVNIIKNTPKNFLKGISIKYKNNQLLNKTYLFEYNNHSFKELR
- a CDS encoding sensor histidine kinase, translating into MNFKFLDKLGFFAKTKLLIFVILFSMITIIVLSQYSIFTFKNDIDTLFQKRTVPVVKLENIKDLYKINVYETINQYNNNEINLKQAKEVISLAKELIEKEWKCYLDKQMPTKGFEALVIKNILKLKKRINEQIETFLKTSKVDFKELKNNINTINIYLSDIINSNIKKAIEQKNKTDKRFSFVIKASVMSIVVVFVFSITLMILIVENFKKVHIELEENVREKTKELEEINKNLEKRIKKAVEENRRKDKIMFQQSKLAAMGEMLQNIAHQWRQPLGSISLILQSIKLKNEMNKLTPEYIDKKTDEALILADNMSKTIDDFKNFFRPDKTKKTLSIKKCICHSKQLISHMLEKFNIKIDVKIKEDVKILGYKNELSHVCLNILNNAIDSLKNSSIENKKILIVVKKEKKGIIISIIDNGGGIKEEYLEKIFEPYFTTKLKDKGSGIGLYMAKQIIEEHMGGKIKALNIKHKMGTDIMYNCAMFEITLPIKDVDEKL
- a CDS encoding 4Fe-4S binding protein — protein: MYDYVYYSKDLDFPLPENITHLREKTSKAIISNSREIECEIYAPEINFYINNSKDTVLNKINALEKLYEIRSIKFDNAKYNEYQKEIGNKVLIIGSKNQAEQINTENFEVYYALPEWIEDIKGTIGNLEFKINKNGENINLTVDQALWFNAPEIAYKQRGIIDPIDIGIEKTHEILNKRAGIYNYRNYITYDINLCQYNGRVLKETCGNCVDVCPTNAILKIDEEKKLLFSHIDCDGCGGCVSVCPSGALDFSAVPRETFYEIAKFFKGHIPLIIPENLIEVLDIELKEHVLPLAVEGAKFLDETHFLTLFQESASQIVFYTDRLSKGEKEAIRLINEISIRKYKKEAVLLAQNINELKKALEKAQIVPEASYTTNTHNLKKRENFAIRLSHIVENDDLGVIDLSENKYIHYGKIEIEEDKCTLCMGCVSVCNAGALTAHPEDNSLKFDAGVCTDCGYCEIACPEKCINVIYDSLELNPEYFGQKTMAKDEPFHCIMCGKPFAPKKSIEKIASILLPMFTDETKRKSIYCCEECKAKLVFNDYLERKLNAK
- a CDS encoding response regulator, producing MHIYKVLKEKHIDVIISDILIGDKNGLEFISFLKQNGIEIPFILTTAYTETDYLLDAIKLKAVNYLVKPIKIKELLDSLYEILLPKYQEKELINSTLLFKIASVICESKQLEVIKMIVKNMDEEFTFALSYNDIMDEINISKPTLIKLFKELQDKEVLQKLPKRKYKINVNKLDELFIHSNLK